The genomic window CCTGCTGGGTACGGCACCAACCAGGGGCGGCCATCGCGGGTGCCGATGATGATCTGCATATCTTCTCCTAGTTGCTGTTCATGCTGGCCTGCACGGCGGCGCGGTTGGCCTGCCGTTCCAGCACGGCGGCAAAAGCCAGTTCATCGGCTTCATCGGCCTGAGCGACCTGCACTTCCGTCCATTGCTGGCCCCCTTCGTCGATGGTGTAGCGGTAGAGGTCGGCCCGCCGCGCTTCGGTACGGCCCTGCTCGGTGCCGTCTGAGTTCCGGTAGATGCAGGTCACCCAAGCGCGCGGCTCCACGTTCCAGCCCGGTACTCGGATGTTCTCCGGATCTTGAACAGGCAAGTGAGCGAGGCGCTGCACTGCTTTCTTGACCGCCGGTTCGTTGAGAAACAGCGCCCCCAGCGTGGTCAAATGCACCGGCCCCGTACCCGTGCGGGCGATCCGCACGGCCACTCGGCTGGTCAAGGAAGCGTCCCAGTGCTCGGTGATCCACTGACGCACCTCGTCCGGAAACAGCAGCAGTCCGCCGTCGTCCGGGGGTGGGCAACGCACGTCGAGCACCTGATCGAAAATGAAACCCGTGATGATGCCGCCCACCGCGTGAGCCGCCACCCCCCAGGGCACTGGACTGGGCGCGTAGGTGGCCTCAATCTCGAAAGTGCCGCCCTGGGCAGGCAGTGCGCCTGAAGTTGGCTCCGGCGTTTGCACCGAAACAGCCGTGGTGATGCTGGCGTCATTCAGGATGTCGACGCCGCCGTCTACCAGCGCAGGTGCCCAGACGGTAACCCCCCGAAGAACGACGCTGGCCGAGCTGGTGGCAATGGCCCGGCCTGTGGAGGTGTAGCCGCTGCCCGGTGTCCAGCGGGCAGCCACGGAGGTGCAGGGAGCGCGGGTGAAGTAGGACGCGAGTGGCTTCAAAGGTTCGCGGCGGCTGGAGTAACCGTACACCGCTGGATCAGCCACCTGAATGAGTGCCGTGGTCTGCACCCCCTCCTGATCGGCCAACAGGCTTTCACCGAACACGGCATACGGCCCGCGTCCCGGCTTCGTCCAGGTGGCGCGAACATGGGTGCGAAGTTTCGCGCTGGATCCCGCCTTGCCGTTCATCAATACGCCGTCCTGCTCATCAAATACGTGCAGTCCCTCAGCAGGCCCCCAGATCGGCAGGCGCTGGGCATTCACGCCGTAGTCGCCCAGCCCCGGCGAGCCGTCTTCGAGGTCACCCGTCAGCCATTTCTCGGCAATCTCCATGACCGACTCATAGCGCGGCAGGATGCGGGCACGCTGGCTACCCGTGCCCAATGCGGGCAGGGGCGGACGCCGCAGCGCCTCCCCCACCTGCCCGGAGTCGATCAGGTCGTTCATCAACTGCGCGAACTGTTGATTGGGCGCGGCCTGTGCGATGGGCAAGCGGGCCTCCACCCGGTCTAACCGTTGCCGCAGGCCGTTAAGCACGTAACCGTGCGGTTCCGGATCTCGGCGGGGCGCCACCGTGTCGGCGTACCCGGCCCAGCGGGAGCGCCAGGTCAGGCCGCCGTCCTCACTCCAGAAGATGTCCACTACGTCCTCATAGCCAATGTTCAGTTGGTCGCCCACGCCCCCAAAGGTGGCCTGTCGGCAATCGCCATTGGGCCGGACTTCGAGGGATGGGCCATCGGTGAGGTTGAGGGCCTGTTGGCCCGGTTGCAGCCCCAAGATGCCGTCCAGCACCAACTCGTGCTTGAACACGCCCGCATGGGTCTGAACGACAAGTTTGTAGAGGGGCGGATGGTCGTTCGGGTTGGTCATGGGTCACCTCCTAGAACAGGTAGCCAGTGCGGGCGCGGGCACGGGTGGCGGGGGGCGCTTGTTGCGTGATCAGCACTTCGGCGGTGAGGCCGCTGCGCTGCAGGTTGGACACAGTGCCGTCCAGTTTCTCGATGACCCGCGACAGGGCCGCCGTGTTCTGGGCCTGCGCTTGGGCGTCAGTCGAACGCAGAGCCACCTGCACGGATTGAGGCAGTTCCAATTGCTGGGCGGCATTTCCACCAAGTCCAGCAGACGCGCTCGTGGCGTCGCTGCCAAACACGCCGAGTTGCTGCGCGGTCGGCACCAGCACGCCCTGGTAGAACTGCGCCAGTTCGTTGTTGCCGGTCACGATGGCCGCTTGCAAGTCAGCCGCCGCCTTCACGTCGTCTGTGGGGTCAGCCGTTTTCCGCGCCGCGATGTACTGGTCGAGGAACGGTTGAATCAGATCTTTCATGATCGCGCCCTGGAGGAAGCCATCGATCAATCCCTGCAGGATGTTTTGGGCCAGCGACTTTTTCAGATCGATGCCCAGCTCACCAAACGAGGTCTTGCCAGCTTTGATGCCATCCAGCATGCCGCCGCTGATGGCGTCGTAAATGGCGTCACCCAAGGTGCGGGCGATGTCCACGGATTCCTGATCAATGACCGACTTCTTGAAGCCCAGGAAACCCCAGAACCCGCCCCGGCTTTCGACCTTGGCGTACTTCGAGAGGTCAAAGAATTTGATTCCTTTGGTGGCCTCTTCGATTTCGGCTTTGGCCTTTGCCATCGACTTCTTGCCACCCTGGAAGATGTCCAGGATGGTGGAGACCACGGTGGCGACTCCAGCGATGATGGCCCCGATCCAATCGCCCTTGGCGAGCGCCGAGAGGGTGCCCTGCACGCCAGAGACGAAGGTGGAGATGACCTGATCGGTCTCCTCGTTTCCCGTTTTGAAAACCTCGCCTAGGCCCCCGACCAGCGCCTCAGCTCCGGCGAGAATGGCCTTCCTCCCGCTCTTGGCTCCACCAGCCCCGAAATACGCCGCGAGGCCATCCAGACCCGCCGTGACGGTCTTCTGGAAGGTACCGTTCTTACCGACGATCCCCGACAGGTTTTTCAGTCGGTTGACCAGGGGAGTGTTGGCCTGCGCCGTGCCGATCTTGCCTTCGAGATCATTGATCCGTTGCAGGGCTGCCAAATAAGCAGGGGCATCATTTTTCAATCCTTCCAGACGAGCCCGCCAGTAGGCCAGGGAAGCATTCAGACCCGCGATATAGGCCGGACTTCCATCTTTGCCTTCCGCTTCCGCCAGTGCATACCGCACTTCAAGTAGGGCTTGCGAAGCCTCCTGCTCTTGATCGGCCAACTTCTCCGGAGTGATCGCTTTGATTTTCCCTTCCAGATCAGTGACCTGTTGTAAGGCCGCGAGATACTCCGGACTCTTTTTGTCGAGCCCGACCAGGCGGGCCTTCCAGTAAGCCAAAGATGCATTCAAGCCTTCCCGGTAGGCTGGACTCCCATCTGTCCCGGCCTGCTGAGCCCGAGCATATTCGGCTTCATCCAAGGCTTGTGAAGCAAGCTGATTCTGATCTGCAGTTTTCTCCGGACTGACTGCCAGCAACTTGCCTTCCAACTCAGTGACCTTTTGCAGCGCAGCCAGATATTCTGGGCTATCGGTCTTGAGCCCATCTTTGCGTGCTCGCCAATAGGCCAGTGAGGTATTGAGCCCTGCTCGATATGCAACGCTGCCATCTGTCCCGGCCTGCTGTGCACGGGCGTATTCTGCCTCCGCCAGCGCAAGGCGAGCTTCTTCAGTTTTGTCGGCTTCAGCCTGCGTGAAAGCAGCAGCAGCTTTGGTGCCAGCCTCTTTGGCCTTGCCGGTGATCTGGGCGATAAACCCGTCGTAGAGGACGATGTTGGCAAGCAGTCCATCGCGGGTGAGGCGTTCATCCGGAGTGAGCTGGTCATCGGAGAGGCCCTCGAACTGACGAGCGGCGTCCTCTGTCTTCTTCAGGAAGCCCTGATAGGTCTCCAGGAGCCCGTTGTATTTCGCCTCCGCCGTCGCACGGGCGTCGTCAGCGTCTTCGTCTTTGCCTATGCCGTTCAGGTCACGGGCGAAGGTGCCGGGCAGCGCAGCATCCACCACGCCCAGGTCAGCGGTCTGCCTCCGAGCGGTGCGTCCTGCAGCCCCGATCTTGGCAATAGCCGCGTCCACGTCGGCCATGGCAGCCTTCCCGACTGTCCCCTGTGCGGTGTACACCTCGCGCCAGAATTCCAGGGTCTGGACGGCCAGTTGCCGCTGGGATTCGTTCATCTCGGACAGGCCTTCCAGCTCGCGGTCAATCCGCTCCTGTCCAACCTTGACTAGGTCGTCGCTGGTCGCTTTGGCGGCAGCGAGGACTGCCTGCCCCACATCGCGCTTGGTGCTCAGCTCGTAATCGCGCACGGCGTCGGTGCCGCGCCGCTCAATCGCTCCTAGATTGGAGGTGTGCTCGGCGAGCAGCTTGGCGGCCACCGTCTGGAGAGTGCCGTTTTGCCGTGCTGCCTCCACTGCATCGCTGTAGCGGTCGTTCTCGGCCTGTGTTTCAATCTCACGACTGGCGGCCACTTCTTTCTGTTTCTGCGCAACCAGCAAGGGCTGGAAGCGCTTGCGGATCTCCAGCACCTGCGCCTGGGTCAGGCCCTCAGCAGAGAGTTCCTCCGCCTGTCGGGCTTCCAGATCGGCGGTCTGGCGGGCCAGCAGGTCGAGTGCGTTCTTCCGGATGGTGTCGCGGGTGGCCCGGTCTGCGGAGAGCAGGGCCGCGTCGAGGGCGTTCTTGGCGTTCAACTCGGCAGCGCTGCGATCGCTGGCGTTTTTGGCTGTAACGATGCCGAGACGGGTGTCGATGTCGGCCAGAGCTTTGTCCTGTGCCGCCGCGAGTTCAAGCCGCTGTTGACGGCTCAATCCTTCGAGTTCACCCAGCTTCTTGTACTTCTCGTTGACCTGCCGGATTTCTTCGTCGGCTTCGACGCGGGCACGGGCGTCTCGCGCGGTCTGAATCTTCTCGCCGAAATCCAGTTCAAGCTGATAGAGGGTGGCCAGGTTGCCCTTGGCTTGGGCCTGAGCATTCCCCAGTTGGCCTTCAAGCGTCTCACTGCCAGTACGGGCGGCAGCCACCGCATTCTCCGCCTGCAGTTGGCCGAGCTGTACCCCAGTCAGGGTCTTGCGTTTGGCGATCTCTGCATCAAGCAGCGCCAGCTTCTTCGGATCGCCCCCATTGGCAATCACACGGGCTCGGGCGGCCGTCAGTTCGGCATACGCCCACTTCTCTACGGCTTCGCGCAGCTTGTCGATCTCGCTGCGGTAGTTGGCAATCCCCTGGCCCTGCGTGCCAAGGGTGCCACTTTGGGTGAGCAGGGCCTTGATGGTGGCCTGCAAGGTGGCGGGCAGTTCAGATGCCTTGGCCCTTAAGTCTTCGAGCGCTTGCTTGTAGCGCAGCACGCTGTCTGCCGTGACGGTTCCGGCCTTCACCTGCTGGGCAAAGCGTTCGTTGAGTTGCCGCAGGTCACGTTCTAGCGCCTGTACCGCTTTCTGACGGGCTGTACTTTGGGTGAGTTCCTCTCTGGTCGCCGCTTTGGCTTCCTGGACGGTGCGGTCGCGGTCGATCTGGGCCGCCCGAATCGCGTTTTGAGAGGTGGTCGTCGCGGTGCCCAGTGCACCCGCTTGCAGCGCTGGAGCCAGCGCCCGCGCGGCTGCATCGTCGATCTTTTTCTGAGCAACAGCAATTTGCTTTTTGGCCGCCAGTTCGGCATCGGCTTGCCGCCGGATGATGACCTCACGCTGGGCCGCCGTACCAGCAAAACGCTGGAGTTCTTGCTCGTTGAGTTGCTCGATGCGCTCCAAAGTGAGGCGGGCCTGTGCTACCTGCCCTTCACGCACCTGCGCGTCGAACTGGTCGCGCTCTGCCTTCAGGGCGTCGTTCCCCTCGCGCACCACACGAAGACGGGTGGTCTCAATCTCGCGCTGGGCATTCTCGAACGTCGTCTTCGAACGGGTGAGGGCGGCGGCCTGTTGACCGGCAGGCAAGGCCTTGGCAGCCGCGTCGTCGAGTTTCTTCTGTGCCTCAGCCAGTTTCAGCTTGGCGGCTGCTTCGACGCCCGCCTGACGGGTGACAATCTTGATCCGCTCTTCAGCGGTGCCCTTGAAGCGAACCAACTCGCGTTCGTTCAGCCCCGCGATCCGGTCGAGGGTCAGTCGGGCGTCGGCCACCCGGCCTTCCCGCAGTTGAGCCTCGAACTGGTCACGCTCTGCCTTCAGGGCGTCGTTCCCCTCGCGCACCACGCGAAGACGGGTGTTTTCGATCTCGCGCTGGGCATTCTCGAAAGTTTTCTTTGAGCGGGCCAGGGCCGCCGCCTGCTCTCCTGCCGGAAGGGCACGGGCCGCCGCGTCGTCGCTCTTCTTCTGGGCCTGGGCGACCTTCAGTGCGGCGGACGCTTCCGCCCCCGCTTGCCGGGCCACGATCTTGATGCGCTGTTCCGCCGTGCCCTTGAAACGGATCAGTTCACGCTCATTCAGTCCCGTAATCCGGTCGAGCGTGAGGCGGGCATCGGCCACCCGGCCTTCCCGCAACTGCTGATCAAGCTTGCTCTGCTCTTCCTGGATGGTCTTGCCCGATTCTTTGATGGCCCGCAGGCGGTCGGTTTCGATTTCGCGCAGGCTGTTGGCGTAGTCGGTTTGGGCCTGATCCAGCCCGGCCTGACGGTTGGCGGGGGCCAGCCCAC from Deinococcus sp. QL22 includes these protein-coding regions:
- a CDS encoding phage tail tape measure protein gives rise to the protein MAGLTGLKLEATVKLKAPTKAELNAALSGLKGEKTVKIAIDSADAATRIAQIRTLLTSLGTTVSGLFNINTAGFGAILSGGTAMITQFQAVVAELKRVLAEIRNTRPPNGPPAGGGGGGGGANLNPYAAQLKALQGDLRNNILSTAQFETATRALKAQIDAEIVSLRSLGVLTADQQRKLDALRAASGTVAQALGRVGTSAGAGIQQLGRELGVAQSQYERGAIGLRTYLREMERIRTAGASLATGLRAGSTEARNLERVMGGLSTAARNINSTSITKIRTDMAAARAEFERATVAAGSFTAKRAALQSYEASMRALEQRIQAVGQRSNVSEKQMRALAQATQQLASQRGALQGIFTPLGLSGGILNALRSLPQFAAQAGGSLGAAAAQATGFAGGLGGILAAAGPVGLAIAGVTAGVVAFTAAGVASVGAFGTFENGIQNAKATLGLFGEEGKALGKELAGLAQDPSLTKLGFNSNQAAAAIEELGSRGLSTSEIISGGLQTAAKLAAASGVKDLTVSSEILVGSMRAFGLEGAAAAKVPDLLAAASNVSALRLDDFRLAIAAGGSAARTAGIDITEFTTVMSLMRDRLIGASDAGTSFKAFTAAFTSNSQPAQAAMDKIGFSAFDSAGKMKSLREITQQLAEGLEGYTDKQRLATLETIYGSDGIRTATTLLDAYNGANAQGTRLLDERSAAVTQTGLADLAAKERTDSLVAAQAELSNKILLLKQSLGAELAPAAEAVVVALTGLVDWLGKTGPALEELRGYLIPAGVALIAFKGSVIATATTAAWGTLAGVLTALPALIAAVGASLAAFVASNPIGLIATVAAGIAVYANNIFNDIQKIYDATDQLAAQSSGTMLARVAELNAVGTELADAQARHLLALDGLTQAQKGNFSGSNFFTGERYFTVDPEAVKAAETRLAAAKAELEAAKERNRIRNPNTLPGQGPLQPGQVRTGPASDFGLAVAQQTLIKTGNQQADAVVNFCSKWVRLTLGQAQPEIAGYINRIFSDSNSDGRVNANDAANNARKAGLLRGYTGVSDLKPGDTVFYEDGGDGHVGIYIGDGLVRGNNRVSNKATGNPVGNVGVNQLGKVTGFVRADDLAGAAKGGQAGTAAGNAAATAAANTQIEKLNKQAQSLYNQQQLALKSGNKVWLTKVNTDIAAFKKAHANVWKTITQTNKDGSASSVKAAEVTAAEYAKFQKRAKELAALEARTKGQGAASAAAGREIAAFTKNNPVAAKVLDFERQALKERERLAKEAKALAKKASDEQASVAREAAQGQVAAARSSLERLKTIQTRALVNAGDDVTARAKIARDGANAIAGAEKKIAAAQLKIDQTEARGLAPANRQAGLDQAQTDYANSLREIETDRLRAIKESGKTIQEEQSKLDQQLREGRVADARLTLDRITGLNERELIRFKGTAEQRIKIVARQAGAEASAALKVAQAQKKSDDAAARALPAGEQAAALARSKKTFENAQREIENTRLRVVREGNDALKAERDQFEAQLREGRVADARLTLDRIAGLNERELVRFKGTAEERIKIVTRQAGVEAAAKLKLAEAQKKLDDAAAKALPAGQQAAALTRSKTTFENAQREIETTRLRVVREGNDALKAERDQFDAQVREGQVAQARLTLERIEQLNEQELQRFAGTAAQREVIIRRQADAELAAKKQIAVAQKKIDDAAARALAPALQAGALGTATTTSQNAIRAAQIDRDRTVQEAKAATREELTQSTARQKAVQALERDLRQLNERFAQQVKAGTVTADSVLRYKQALEDLRAKASELPATLQATIKALLTQSGTLGTQGQGIANYRSEIDKLREAVEKWAYAELTAARARVIANGGDPKKLALLDAEIAKRKTLTGVQLGQLQAENAVAAARTGSETLEGQLGNAQAQAKGNLATLYQLELDFGEKIQTARDARARVEADEEIRQVNEKYKKLGELEGLSRQQRLELAAAQDKALADIDTRLGIVTAKNASDRSAAELNAKNALDAALLSADRATRDTIRKNALDLLARQTADLEARQAEELSAEGLTQAQVLEIRKRFQPLLVAQKQKEVAASREIETQAENDRYSDAVEAARQNGTLQTVAAKLLAEHTSNLGAIERRGTDAVRDYELSTKRDVGQAVLAAAKATSDDLVKVGQERIDRELEGLSEMNESQRQLAVQTLEFWREVYTAQGTVGKAAMADVDAAIAKIGAAGRTARRQTADLGVVDAALPGTFARDLNGIGKDEDADDARATAEAKYNGLLETYQGFLKKTEDAARQFEGLSDDQLTPDERLTRDGLLANIVLYDGFIAQITGKAKEAGTKAAAAFTQAEADKTEEARLALAEAEYARAQQAGTDGSVAYRAGLNTSLAYWRARKDGLKTDSPEYLAALQKVTELEGKLLAVSPEKTADQNQLASQALDEAEYARAQQAGTDGSPAYREGLNASLAYWKARLVGLDKKSPEYLAALQQVTDLEGKIKAITPEKLADQEQEASQALLEVRYALAEAEGKDGSPAYIAGLNASLAYWRARLEGLKNDAPAYLAALQRINDLEGKIGTAQANTPLVNRLKNLSGIVGKNGTFQKTVTAGLDGLAAYFGAGGAKSGRKAILAGAEALVGGLGEVFKTGNEETDQVISTFVSGVQGTLSALAKGDWIGAIIAGVATVVSTILDIFQGGKKSMAKAKAEIEEATKGIKFFDLSKYAKVESRGGFWGFLGFKKSVIDQESVDIARTLGDAIYDAISGGMLDGIKAGKTSFGELGIDLKKSLAQNILQGLIDGFLQGAIMKDLIQPFLDQYIAARKTADPTDDVKAAADLQAAIVTGNNELAQFYQGVLVPTAQQLGVFGSDATSASAGLGGNAAQQLELPQSVQVALRSTDAQAQAQNTAALSRVIEKLDGTVSNLQRSGLTAEVLITQQAPPATRARARTGYLF